The Bacteroidota bacterium genome includes a region encoding these proteins:
- a CDS encoding N-acetylglucosamine kinase: MKLIADSGSTKTDWILIDGSNNIVTTFSTKGLNPNIVSDEQIVFELNNEIQLKEYSGSPLKLFFYGAGCSGANNLHRMQKALQSFFINALIEVRSDIEAAVYATCDDQPAIVAILGTGSNSCLFTGEEIKGNDFSLGYILGDEGSGNYFGKKLLRDYFYGDLPSDLQIKFLEQFEISRDELIQRVYKEPLPNEFIASFLPFFSENIEHTYCDNTISLGVEEFLRIYIKRFKEHSKLPIHFVGSAAYYFDHQLYEMCAKHNLRVGKILKSPISELAEYHIKKYKS; encoded by the coding sequence ATGAAACTCATTGCAGACAGCGGATCTACAAAAACAGATTGGATATTAATTGATGGTAGTAATAATATAGTAACAACCTTTTCCACAAAAGGATTAAATCCCAATATTGTTTCTGATGAACAAATTGTATTTGAATTAAACAATGAAATACAATTAAAAGAATATTCCGGATCACCACTCAAACTTTTTTTTTATGGAGCGGGATGTTCAGGTGCTAATAATTTGCACCGAATGCAAAAAGCGCTTCAATCCTTTTTTATAAATGCCTTAATTGAAGTGAGATCTGACATAGAAGCGGCAGTATATGCAACTTGTGATGATCAGCCTGCCATAGTCGCCATTCTTGGAACAGGTTCGAATTCGTGTTTATTTACGGGTGAAGAAATAAAAGGCAATGATTTTAGTTTGGGTTATATTTTAGGTGATGAGGGAAGTGGAAATTATTTCGGAAAAAAATTGTTGCGTGATTATTTTTACGGGGATTTACCATCAGACCTTCAAATTAAATTTTTGGAGCAATTCGAAATATCAAGGGACGAGTTAATACAAAGAGTTTATAAAGAGCCTTTACCCAATGAGTTTATTGCGTCTTTTCTTCCTTTTTTTTCTGAAAATATAGAGCACACGTATTGTGATAATACTATTTCTTTGGGGGTTGAAGAATTTTTGCGCATCTATATTAAACGGTTTAAGGAGCATTCAAAATTGCCTATTCATTTTGTTGGGTCTGCAGCATATTATTTTGATCATCAACTTTATGAAATGTGTGCAAAACATAATTTGCGTGTCGGGAAGATATTAAAATCTCCAATATCGGAATTAGCGGAATACCATATTAAAAAATATAAATCATAG
- the hemE gene encoding uroporphyrinogen decarboxylase has protein sequence MKLENDLLIRTANKEIVERPPVWLMRQAGRILPEYRALREKVKGFKNLVENPELVCEVTIQPVKALGVDAAILFSDILVIPEAMGLPYQMVESKGPWFEKTIDTPEDIKNLKIADPETDLKFVTDGIILIKNELNNKIPLIGFAGAPWTIFSYMIEGKGSKTFSKARTFLYQHPEASHQLLEMITASTIKYLQAQVTAGVNIIQLFDSWAGILSPQQYNTFSLPYIERICNAVNGVPKIVFAKGAFFARKALSDINCNVIGLDWNMDITESKNIIGDKKVLQGNLDPCVLFADTAVVKQATNEMLRQFGTKHIANLGHGVYPDTPLDNVKCFVDTVKAYSY, from the coding sequence ATGAAATTGGAAAACGACCTGTTAATTAGGACTGCGAATAAGGAAATAGTGGAAAGACCACCCGTTTGGTTAATGCGTCAGGCCGGTAGAATTTTACCTGAATACCGTGCCCTGCGTGAAAAAGTGAAGGGATTTAAGAATCTTGTGGAAAATCCGGAATTGGTTTGTGAGGTAACCATTCAGCCCGTTAAAGCCTTAGGAGTAGATGCGGCGATATTGTTTTCCGATATACTTGTAATTCCCGAAGCCATGGGCCTTCCCTACCAGATGGTGGAGTCGAAAGGCCCTTGGTTTGAGAAAACCATTGATACACCGGAGGATATTAAAAATCTTAAAATTGCAGATCCCGAAACCGACCTGAAATTTGTGACTGATGGTATTATTTTGATAAAAAATGAATTAAACAATAAAATTCCACTCATAGGTTTTGCCGGTGCCCCCTGGACCATTTTCTCTTATATGATAGAAGGAAAAGGGTCGAAAACATTTTCAAAGGCCAGAACATTTTTGTATCAACACCCTGAAGCATCACATCAACTTTTAGAAATGATAACTGCTTCCACAATAAAATATTTGCAAGCTCAGGTAACTGCAGGAGTCAATATTATTCAACTTTTCGATAGTTGGGCAGGAATTTTATCTCCCCAACAATACAACACCTTTTCATTGCCTTACATCGAGAGAATTTGTAATGCAGTGAATGGGGTTCCAAAAATTGTTTTTGCAAAAGGAGCATTTTTTGCGAGAAAGGCACTTTCTGATATCAATTGTAATGTGATCGGGCTTGATTGGAATATGGATATTACAGAATCTAAAAATATTATTGGAGACAAAAAAGTGTTACAGGGAAATCTTGATCCATGTGTTCTTTTTGCAGATACTGCAGTTGTAAAACAGGCTACAAATGAAATGTTGCGGCAATTCGGAACAAAACATATAGCAAATCTCGGTCATGGAGTATATCCTGATACTCCTTTGGATAATGTGAAATGTTTTGTAGATACCGTTAAGGCGTATTCTTACTAA
- a CDS encoding glycosyltransferase, protein MTSPDRHINIISFDVPYPPNYGGVIDVYYKIKALYNAGIKVHLHCFEYGRGSAMELNTICEEVFYYKREKMWKGFLSDKPFIVQTRNNKLLKNNLLKNNYPVLFEGLHCCYFLGDEFLRGRLKMVRMHNDEAKYYLDLAKREDRFAKKIYYFAEYRRLLKYERVLQFADIIYCISPRETTLYQNKFRGVQYLAPFHGNNQLNILEGKGNYILYHGNLDVSENNEAALYLVKNIFNKLNFPFIIAGNAPSAELYQASENLKHINIVENPDDKQLMKLIQEAHINLLPTFQNTGIKLKLLNALFNGRFCIVNSMMTEHTGLEKYCEIADDPQMMSEIISQKMETIFSSEMIIQRSALQNEFSDKEEIKKIITQLQLALPE, encoded by the coding sequence ATGACATCCCCTGATAGACATATAAATATCATTTCCTTTGATGTGCCTTATCCGCCGAATTATGGCGGAGTTATTGATGTTTATTATAAAATAAAGGCTTTGTACAATGCAGGAATAAAAGTACATCTGCATTGTTTTGAATACGGAAGGGGTTCTGCTATGGAATTAAACACCATTTGCGAAGAGGTTTTTTATTATAAACGGGAAAAAATGTGGAAGGGTTTTTTATCGGATAAACCTTTTATCGTTCAGACAAGAAATAATAAATTACTTAAAAATAATCTCCTCAAAAATAATTATCCAGTTTTGTTTGAAGGATTACACTGTTGTTATTTTTTAGGAGATGAATTTTTGCGCGGACGGCTCAAGATGGTGCGCATGCACAACGATGAGGCTAAGTATTACCTCGACCTTGCCAAAAGGGAAGATCGGTTTGCAAAAAAGATATATTATTTTGCGGAATATCGCCGCTTGTTAAAATATGAAAGGGTATTGCAATTTGCAGATATTATTTATTGTATATCTCCAAGGGAAACAACACTTTATCAAAATAAATTTCGTGGCGTGCAATATCTCGCACCCTTCCATGGAAATAACCAGCTGAACATTTTGGAGGGAAAAGGAAATTATATTCTTTACCATGGCAACCTCGATGTGAGTGAAAATAATGAAGCAGCCTTATATCTGGTAAAAAATATTTTTAATAAATTAAATTTTCCTTTTATCATCGCCGGAAATGCTCCTTCAGCGGAATTATATCAGGCTTCTGAAAATCTGAAACACATAAATATAGTTGAAAATCCCGATGATAAACAATTAATGAAACTTATTCAGGAAGCCCACATTAATTTACTCCCTACATTTCAAAACACCGGAATAAAATTAAAATTATTAAATGCTCTGTTTAATGGTCGTTTTTGTATCGTGAATAGTATGATGACGGAACATACAGGTTTAGAAAAATACTGTGAAATAGCAGATGATCCACAAATGATGAGCGAAATTATTTCCCAAAAAATGGAAACTATCTTTTCAAGTGAAATGATAATCCAAAGATCTGCACTTCAAAATGAATTTTCAGATAAGGAGGAAATAAAAAAAATAATTACACAGTTGCAGCTTGCCCTTCCTGAATAA
- a CDS encoding HlyC/CorC family transporter, whose amino-acid sequence MLSELLIILLLIVLNGILAMSEISMVSAKKIRLENLAKRGDLRAKRALKLHNEPAKFLSTVQIGITLISILTGIFSGAEIKSIVEGWLLNIGLAAEYADTIALILVLIVITSFSLIVGELVPKRIGMRFPEPIAMVLAGPMLVLSGITKPFVWFLTKSSDVLIKILGVKASSDDQVTEEEIKAMIQQGTNTGEIDEIEQDIVERVFHLGDRKIGSLMTHRDEIIWLDVNEPLEKILADIESEVHSIYPACDTEFDNTLGIVYIKDLFIADARKSLNNLRDLVKPVLYLPDNNTAYTVLAKFKESKIHYALIVDEYGRTQGMVTINDILEALVGEFDELNMPGYSIIPREDGSFLVDAALPFYDFIKYFEMEDEFEMLDELEYNTLAGFILHQMERIPEEGEKLDWKQYEFEIVDMDSTRIDKVLFMKK is encoded by the coding sequence ATGCTTAGTGAACTGCTTATTATTTTATTGTTAATTGTGTTAAATGGAATACTTGCCATGAGCGAAATTTCCATGGTGAGTGCCAAAAAGATCCGTCTGGAAAATCTTGCTAAAAGAGGAGATCTGCGTGCGAAAAGAGCATTAAAATTGCATAATGAACCAGCTAAATTCTTAAGCACGGTTCAAATAGGAATTACCCTCATTAGTATTTTAACGGGTATTTTTTCAGGTGCAGAGATAAAATCCATAGTGGAAGGATGGTTGCTCAATATCGGGCTGGCTGCGGAATACGCCGACACCATTGCCTTAATTCTCGTTCTTATTGTGATCACATCCTTTTCTTTAATTGTTGGCGAATTAGTGCCAAAACGAATTGGAATGCGTTTCCCCGAACCCATTGCCATGGTTTTAGCGGGACCGATGTTGGTTTTATCGGGAATTACTAAACCTTTTGTTTGGTTTTTGACGAAGTCGAGTGATGTTTTGATCAAAATATTAGGTGTAAAAGCGTCCAGCGACGATCAGGTGACGGAGGAAGAGATAAAAGCTATGATCCAACAAGGAACCAACACAGGAGAGATAGACGAAATAGAACAGGATATTGTGGAACGCGTATTTCATTTAGGCGATCGCAAAATCGGAAGTTTAATGACGCATCGTGATGAAATTATTTGGTTGGATGTAAATGAGCCTCTTGAAAAAATTCTTGCTGATATTGAAAGTGAAGTGCATAGTATTTATCCGGCATGTGATACCGAATTTGATAATACCCTGGGTATAGTTTATATAAAAGATCTTTTTATTGCAGATGCAAGAAAGAGTTTAAATAATTTGCGCGACCTTGTAAAACCGGTTTTATATCTGCCTGATAATAATACTGCATATACCGTTCTTGCAAAATTCAAAGAGTCTAAGATCCATTATGCATTGATCGTCGACGAATATGGCAGAACGCAGGGCATGGTTACCATCAATGATATTTTAGAGGCATTGGTTGGTGAATTTGATGAATTGAATATGCCGGGATATTCCATAATTCCGAGAGAAGATGGCTCGTTCTTAGTGGATGCTGCATTACCATTTTATGATTTTATCAAGTATTTTGAAATGGAAGATGAGTTTGAAATGTTGGATGAATTAGAATACAATACCCTTGCCGGATTTATTCTGCATCAAATGGAAAGGATACCGGAAGAAGGAGAAAAACTGGACTGGAAACAATATGAATTTGAAATTGTAGATATGGATTCTACCCGTATAGATAAAGTTTTGTTCATGAAAAAATAA
- a CDS encoding ATP-binding cassette domain-containing protein, translating into MNNDIIFSDVNIFQGKNLVLSDVTFTISHGEFVYLIGKTGTGKSSLLKTIYGDLKLHSGSAQVAGFDLSTLTWKTVPFLRRKLGIIFQDFQLLMDRSVDDNLEFVLRATGTNDKALIRLKIDEALKRVGLQSKGFKMPHELSGGEQQRVVIARAIINDPTAIIADEPTGNLDPETSDDIMQLLRFLNKEYNTTILMATHNYNILEKFPMRILRTLNGQLIQEGQAATV; encoded by the coding sequence ATGAATAACGATATCATTTTTTCTGATGTAAATATTTTTCAAGGCAAAAATTTGGTATTGAGTGATGTCACTTTTACAATATCTCATGGAGAATTTGTTTACCTGATAGGAAAAACGGGTACAGGAAAAAGCAGTTTATTAAAAACGATATACGGTGATCTGAAATTACATTCAGGAAGTGCACAGGTAGCGGGTTTCGACCTTTCTACACTTACCTGGAAAACAGTTCCTTTTCTTCGCCGGAAACTCGGTATAATATTCCAGGATTTTCAATTATTAATGGATAGATCGGTGGACGATAACCTTGAATTCGTGTTGAGGGCAACGGGAACAAACGACAAAGCATTAATTCGCCTTAAAATTGATGAAGCCCTGAAACGTGTTGGCCTGCAATCAAAAGGTTTTAAAATGCCGCATGAACTTTCGGGTGGCGAACAACAAAGAGTTGTAATAGCTCGAGCCATTATTAATGATCCGACTGCAATTATTGCCGACGAGCCAACAGGAAATCTTGACCCTGAAACTTCTGATGATATTATGCAGCTTTTACGTTTTTTAAATAAAGAGTATAATACCACCATTTTAATGGCAACACATAATTATAATATTCTGGAAAAATTTCCAATGCGAATTCTGCGCACACTAAATGGTCAACTTATTCAGGAAGGGCAAGCTGCAACTGTGTAA
- a CDS encoding glycosyltransferase: MKKIVFTVTNDITYDQRMERICTSLSSNNYDVTLIGFYKKRSVKRENKPYKQIRLSVFFKRGKLFYLEYNFRLFWFLLFKKYDIYCGIDLDTLLPVYLNAKLKGKPCVYDAHEYYTELPEIVDRPLIKKMWTQLERWLLPRIKYNYTVGFSIAEALSKKYKQPYIVIRNVPVLSENQPTIAKQNFILYQGALNKGRGLENLMLAMEKINAQLYIAGEGDLSKELRYFASQLPHANKIRFLGYVRPAELKQYTLQAKLGVNFIENMGLSYYFSLSNKFFDYIHAGLPQVTMNFPEYKKLNDQYHVALLIDDLEPITIAKNINQLISDATLYENLKNNCRNAAQELNWQKEEKDLIKFYNDIP, translated from the coding sequence ATGAAAAAAATAGTTTTTACCGTTACAAATGATATTACCTACGATCAGCGGATGGAACGTATTTGCACCTCCCTCAGCAGTAATAACTATGATGTTACACTTATTGGATTTTATAAAAAAAGATCAGTAAAACGGGAAAATAAACCCTATAAACAAATACGATTGTCCGTTTTTTTTAAAAGGGGAAAATTATTTTATCTGGAATACAATTTTCGTTTATTTTGGTTTTTACTTTTTAAAAAGTACGATATTTACTGCGGAATTGATCTTGACACGCTGCTGCCGGTTTATCTAAATGCAAAATTGAAAGGTAAACCTTGTGTTTATGATGCACATGAATATTACACCGAATTGCCCGAGATAGTAGACCGTCCATTGATAAAAAAAATGTGGACCCAATTAGAACGATGGTTATTACCACGGATTAAATACAATTATACCGTAGGTTTCTCTATTGCTGAAGCTTTGTCAAAAAAATACAAACAGCCTTATATAGTGATAAGGAATGTTCCGGTATTGTCTGAAAATCAACCCACAATTGCTAAACAAAATTTCATTTTATATCAGGGAGCTTTAAACAAGGGCAGGGGATTGGAGAATTTGATGTTGGCAATGGAAAAAATTAATGCCCAATTGTATATTGCGGGAGAAGGTGATCTTTCTAAAGAATTAAGATATTTTGCATCACAATTACCCCACGCTAATAAAATTCGATTTTTAGGATATGTCCGGCCGGCTGAATTAAAACAATATACCCTGCAAGCAAAACTGGGCGTTAATTTTATTGAAAATATGGGATTGAGTTATTACTTCTCTCTCTCCAATAAATTTTTCGATTATATTCATGCAGGATTACCGCAGGTAACGATGAATTTCCCCGAATATAAAAAATTGAATGATCAATATCATGTAGCTTTGTTAATAGATGATCTCGAACCGATCACGATTGCCAAAAATATAAACCAATTAATTTCGGATGCAACATTATATGAAAATTTGAAAAATAATTGCAGGAATGCAGCACAGGAATTAAATTGGCAAAAGGAAGAGAAGGATCTTATTAAATTTTACAATGACATCCCCTGA
- the pgi gene encoding glucose-6-phosphate isomerase, whose amino-acid sequence MLPKLDFKETRSYQKLKAEFDRIKEKHLRDLFSEDKDRFEHFHIQMEEILFDYSKNKIDSLVLDQLISLAEELKLHDAIESMFNGEKINETENRAVLHTALRNFSEETLNLDGLNIIPAIRNVQEKMKLFSNDVISGKLKGYTGKPFTDVVNIGIGGSDLGPYMVCEALKHYKVPHLNIHFVSNVDGTHITETLKKLNPETTLFLIASKTFTTQETMTNAHTARNWFLDSAMEEKNIAAHFVALSTAEKEVIAFGIDKNNMFGFWDWVGGRYSLWSAIGLSICLAVGYENFEQLLKGAETTDKHFRKTEFKNNIPVLMGLIGFWYTEFFNYKTCAVIPYDQYLHRFTAYLQQADMESNGKSVDRNGNKIKYSTGPVIWGEPGTNGQHAFFQLMHQGTDIIPADFIAPAISLNKSGDHHNILLSNFFAQTEALMNGKTADEVKEELRIKGLSETEINFHFPFRVFEGNRPTNTILLNKITPYNLGSLIALYEHKIFVQGIIWNIFSFDQWGVELGKKLASAILPELKTSQVVTSHDASTNGLIAAVKKMRKE is encoded by the coding sequence ATGCTTCCAAAACTAGATTTTAAAGAAACCCGATCCTATCAAAAATTAAAAGCGGAATTTGATAGGATAAAAGAAAAACATCTACGCGATCTTTTTTCGGAAGATAAAGATCGATTTGAACATTTTCATATTCAAATGGAGGAAATACTTTTTGATTACTCCAAAAACAAGATCGATTCGCTGGTTTTAGATCAATTGATTTCTTTGGCGGAGGAATTAAAATTGCATGATGCAATAGAATCCATGTTTAATGGTGAAAAGATAAATGAAACAGAAAACAGAGCAGTTTTACATACGGCGTTAAGAAATTTTTCGGAGGAAACACTTAATTTGGATGGTTTAAATATTATTCCGGCAATTCGCAACGTACAGGAAAAAATGAAATTATTTTCCAATGATGTTATTTCCGGAAAATTAAAAGGATATACCGGCAAACCATTTACGGATGTTGTAAATATTGGCATTGGAGGCTCCGATCTGGGACCATATATGGTTTGTGAAGCATTAAAACATTATAAAGTTCCACATTTAAATATTCATTTTGTTTCCAACGTTGATGGAACACATATAACTGAAACACTAAAGAAATTAAATCCGGAAACTACACTTTTTTTAATTGCCTCTAAAACTTTTACTACGCAGGAAACAATGACCAATGCACATACCGCTCGCAATTGGTTTTTGGATTCCGCAATGGAGGAAAAAAATATTGCAGCACATTTTGTAGCATTGTCAACTGCAGAAAAAGAAGTAATAGCTTTCGGCATAGATAAGAATAATATGTTCGGATTTTGGGATTGGGTAGGAGGGAGATATAGTTTATGGAGTGCCATTGGTTTGTCGATATGCCTTGCAGTTGGGTATGAAAATTTTGAACAACTATTAAAAGGTGCTGAAACAACTGACAAACATTTTCGAAAAACGGAATTTAAAAATAACATTCCCGTATTAATGGGATTGATCGGATTTTGGTATACAGAATTTTTTAATTACAAAACCTGTGCAGTTATTCCTTACGATCAGTATTTGCATCGGTTCACTGCCTATCTGCAGCAAGCCGACATGGAAAGCAATGGAAAATCGGTTGATCGCAACGGCAATAAAATTAAATATTCTACGGGCCCTGTAATATGGGGTGAACCCGGAACCAATGGTCAGCACGCTTTTTTTCAACTCATGCACCAGGGAACTGATATAATTCCCGCCGATTTTATTGCTCCGGCAATATCGCTCAATAAATCAGGCGATCATCATAATATATTATTATCCAATTTTTTTGCTCAAACGGAAGCATTGATGAACGGAAAAACTGCTGATGAAGTGAAGGAAGAATTAAGAATAAAAGGATTAAGTGAAACAGAAATTAATTTTCACTTTCCATTTCGCGTTTTTGAAGGTAACAGACCAACCAATACTATATTATTAAATAAAATAACACCCTATAATTTAGGTTCTTTGATCGCATTATACGAACATAAAATATTTGTCCAGGGAATTATCTGGAACATTTTTAGTTTCGACCAATGGGGAGTGGAATTGGGGAAAAAACTCGCGTCAGCTATATTACCGGAGTTGAAAACAAGTCAGGTAGTAACATCACATGATGCATCCACTAATGGGTTAATTGCAGCAGTAAAAAAAATGAGAAAGGAGTAA